Proteins co-encoded in one Flavivirga eckloniae genomic window:
- a CDS encoding glycoside hydrolase family 16 protein — MKSNSSKALLVIIFQLTVIACFAQLPQEIEENFKLVWQDDFDYKDKKLDKKWESQNGPSGHILCSRWRENAEVKDGILYLKNKKEQRGGQDWTSASIWTKKKFKYGYFECRYKYAAAETTNNSFWLMTKGKTQPKAGKRFEIDINEGHYPNEINTNVHNHTDHVINEVGKKISIRDPEALTFEGVDFSEEFHTYGLKWDENEMIFYLDGKEIRRIANTFCFSESPIFLSLAIVEWYGTLTDAVDGTSMKVDYVRYYKKKSK, encoded by the coding sequence ATGAAATCAAATTCAAGCAAAGCATTATTAGTAATAATATTTCAATTAACAGTAATAGCTTGTTTTGCTCAATTGCCTCAAGAAATAGAAGAAAACTTCAAACTTGTTTGGCAGGATGATTTTGATTATAAAGACAAAAAATTAGATAAAAAATGGGAATCGCAAAACGGTCCAAGTGGACATATCCTTTGTAGCCGATGGCGTGAAAATGCAGAAGTAAAAGATGGTATTTTATATCTAAAAAACAAAAAGGAACAGCGTGGAGGTCAAGACTGGACGTCTGCTAGTATTTGGACTAAAAAGAAGTTTAAATACGGTTATTTTGAATGTCGTTATAAATATGCCGCTGCAGAAACTACTAACAATTCCTTTTGGTTGATGACTAAAGGTAAAACACAACCAAAAGCTGGGAAACGATTTGAAATTGACATCAACGAAGGGCATTATCCTAATGAGATAAATACGAATGTTCACAACCATACTGATCATGTTATAAACGAGGTAGGAAAGAAAATTAGTATTAGAGACCCAGAAGCTTTAACTTTTGAAGGTGTAGATTTTTCAGAAGAATTTCATACATACGGTTTAAAATGGGACGAAAACGAAATGATTTTCTATTTAGATGGGAAGGAAATTAGACGTATTGCAAACACATTTTGTTTTAGTGAATCTCCCATATTTTTAAGTTTGGCAATAGTAGAATGGTATGGTACACTAACTGATGCTGTAGATGGAACTAGCATGAAAGTAGATTACGTACGATATTATAAAAAAAAGTCTAAATAG
- a CDS encoding family 16 glycosylhydrolase produces MKKENPIFVFLIIVLVFTGSIIVSCGSDSEGSEEPGMVDPDPDPEPDPLDCTENFNLELTLPGEEINLSDWDLIWTDDFDYPDAMLENNWTSQNGPSGHILCSRWRENAEVKDGVLELKAIKENRGGQDWTCGSIWSKQTFGYGYFECRYKYAGAAGTNNSFWLFDRVIGINSSEVGCELDINEGHFPNEVNTNRHHWTNGSSEFNSFAYSPGSSPAYAHSFNDIVKTNRIRFTSNNSGHFHIREFRIYEPNTDCYPTDLLSNSADTDVSGLNNLVRSNDVTITSSGVLRDEFPVERIADGNVGSSWVSQKKGEKWIEFNWPTEKEIGHIQFINGWQDGTKWNALITDYKIEAEVNGEWVELANFDAKIENNHAEAYHTYGMDWDASTIKFYFDNKLLREIPNTLCDKELNIYLSLAIFEVAGEVTGAIDGTSMKIDWVKYYQKK; encoded by the coding sequence ATGAAAAAAGAAAATCCAATCTTCGTATTTCTAATAATAGTATTAGTATTTACAGGCAGTATAATTGTAAGCTGTGGCAGTGATAGTGAAGGATCCGAAGAACCAGGGATGGTAGATCCTGATCCAGACCCAGAGCCAGATCCATTAGACTGTACAGAAAATTTTAATTTGGAATTAACTTTACCTGGAGAAGAAATTAATTTATCTGATTGGGATTTGATTTGGACAGATGATTTTGATTATCCCGATGCTATGTTAGAAAATAATTGGACATCTCAAAATGGACCTAGTGGACATATTCTTTGTAGCCGTTGGAGAGAAAATGCTGAAGTTAAAGATGGTGTTTTAGAACTTAAAGCTATAAAAGAGAATCGTGGAGGACAAGACTGGACTTGCGGTAGTATTTGGAGTAAACAAACTTTTGGGTATGGCTATTTTGAATGTAGATATAAATATGCAGGAGCTGCTGGTACAAATAATTCTTTTTGGCTGTTTGATAGAGTAATTGGAATTAATAGTAGTGAAGTAGGTTGTGAATTAGATATTAACGAAGGACATTTCCCTAATGAAGTAAATACAAACCGTCACCATTGGACAAATGGTTCTAGTGAATTTAATTCTTTCGCATACAGTCCTGGTTCGTCTCCAGCATATGCACATTCTTTCAATGACATTGTAAAAACAAACCGAATACGTTTTACTTCAAATAATTCTGGACATTTCCATATTAGAGAATTTCGTATTTACGAACCAAATACCGATTGTTACCCCACAGACCTGCTTTCAAACTCAGCCGATACTGATGTTTCTGGGCTTAATAACTTGGTAAGAAGCAATGATGTAACCATAACGTCAAGTGGTGTACTTAGAGATGAATTTCCAGTAGAACGTATTGCAGATGGTAATGTTGGTTCTAGTTGGGTATCTCAAAAAAAAGGTGAAAAATGGATAGAATTTAATTGGCCAACCGAAAAAGAAATTGGGCATATTCAATTTATAAATGGCTGGCAAGATGGAACAAAATGGAATGCGTTAATAACAGATTATAAGATTGAAGCAGAAGTTAATGGCGAATGGGTTGAATTGGCTAATTTCGATGCTAAAATAGAAAATAATCACGCTGAAGCATACCACACTTATGGAATGGATTGGGACGCAAGCACTATCAAGTTTTATTTTGATAATAAGCTTTTAAGAGAAATACCTAATACATTATGTGATAAAGAACTTAATATATATTTAAGCCTTGCAATTTTTGAAGTTGCTGGAGAGGTAACAGGTGCTATTGATGGAACAAGTATGAAAATTGATTGGGTAAAATATTATCAGAAGAAATAA
- a CDS encoding FAD-dependent oxidoreductase, which produces MLIGTFHKEKRDNKTIKLVCDLSITGGGTAGVCAAITAARKGTKVVLIQDRPVLGGNASSEVRLWILGATSHMGNNNRWAREGGVIDEILVENLYRNREGNAIIFDTILLEKVLSEENITLLLNTVVHDVTKSSDTQIESIKAFNPQNSTEYVVKAPLFCDASGDGIVAFSAGASFRMGAESKEEFGELFAPDKSYGELLGHSIYFYSKNTSNPVKFKAPEFALKDIKQIPRYKAIGKDDNGCRFWWFEYGGRHDTIYDTEEIKYELWKVIYGVWDYIKNSGEFNDVDNMTLEWVGTIPGKRESRRFEGLYMMKQQDVIEQQEFDDAIAHGGWAIDLHPADGIYSDLSACTQWHSKGVYQIPYRSFVSKDIDNLFLAGRIISATHVAFGSTRVMATTGLCAQAVGMAAALCTQKSLKPADILKNGEIENLQNELNIIGQSIPNIPVKSKTNLIDSAKIEVSSELEISEIPFDGSWFKLNISTAQLLPFKAGQNYNFKLLVQADEPTQLEAQLRTSEKPKNYSPEVILEKQTIHLEQGEQYITIEFSNTVSQDQYAFVTFLSNDKVSLKTSNKRYTGVLSVFNGVNKAVSNNGKQVPPPNIGVDEFEFWTPHRRPEGQNIAMKVYPSIRSFSSKNIGNGYVRPWGEVNAWVADLNDETPTFKVEWDEAKTVSEIKLFLDPDYDHPMESTLMGHPEEVVPFCVRNYVIKDLEGNVLYKVEGNYQTINDFKPEEPLNLKGFTVELEHPSKDVPAAIFEILCR; this is translated from the coding sequence ATGTTAATAGGAACATTCCATAAAGAGAAAAGAGATAATAAAACGATAAAATTGGTTTGTGATTTAAGTATCACCGGAGGAGGAACAGCGGGAGTTTGCGCAGCTATTACAGCAGCAAGAAAAGGTACAAAAGTAGTATTAATTCAAGACCGTCCTGTTTTGGGAGGTAATGCCTCTTCTGAGGTTCGGCTTTGGATACTTGGTGCAACATCTCATATGGGAAATAACAATCGCTGGGCTAGAGAAGGTGGCGTGATAGATGAGATTTTGGTGGAGAATTTGTACCGAAATAGAGAAGGAAATGCGATTATTTTTGATACAATTCTACTTGAAAAAGTGTTAAGTGAAGAAAACATCACCTTACTTTTAAATACCGTTGTTCATGATGTTACTAAATCCAGCGATACTCAAATTGAATCCATAAAGGCGTTTAATCCCCAAAATTCAACCGAATATGTGGTAAAAGCACCTTTGTTCTGTGATGCCTCAGGGGATGGTATTGTAGCATTTAGTGCAGGTGCATCCTTTAGAATGGGAGCTGAATCCAAAGAAGAGTTTGGAGAACTGTTTGCTCCGGATAAGTCTTATGGAGAGCTCTTGGGGCACTCCATATATTTTTATAGCAAGAATACCTCTAACCCCGTAAAGTTTAAAGCGCCAGAGTTTGCTTTAAAAGACATTAAACAAATACCGCGTTATAAGGCGATTGGAAAAGACGATAACGGTTGTAGATTTTGGTGGTTTGAATATGGAGGACGCCATGATACGATTTATGATACGGAAGAAATTAAATATGAACTATGGAAGGTCATTTATGGTGTTTGGGATTACATCAAAAATTCAGGAGAGTTTAATGATGTAGACAATATGACTTTAGAGTGGGTTGGCACTATTCCCGGAAAGCGTGAGAGTCGCCGATTTGAAGGGCTTTACATGATGAAACAACAAGATGTGATTGAACAACAAGAGTTTGATGATGCTATTGCTCACGGAGGTTGGGCTATAGATTTACATCCGGCTGATGGAATTTATAGTGACTTATCGGCATGTACGCAATGGCATTCTAAAGGAGTATATCAAATCCCTTATCGTTCGTTCGTAAGTAAAGATATTGATAACTTGTTTTTAGCAGGACGCATCATTAGTGCTACCCATGTGGCTTTTGGCTCTACGCGGGTTATGGCCACAACCGGTTTATGTGCCCAGGCGGTAGGTATGGCAGCAGCTTTGTGTACTCAAAAAAGTTTAAAACCTGCCGATATTCTTAAAAATGGTGAGATTGAAAATCTTCAAAATGAATTGAATATAATTGGCCAAAGTATTCCTAATATTCCTGTCAAAAGCAAAACAAATTTAATTGATAGTGCAAAAATTGAAGTATCTTCAGAATTGGAAATTTCCGAGATTCCATTCGATGGTAGTTGGTTCAAACTAAATATTTCAACTGCGCAATTACTACCATTTAAGGCTGGCCAGAATTATAATTTCAAATTACTCGTGCAAGCAGATGAGCCTACTCAATTAGAAGCCCAGTTAAGGACTTCAGAAAAGCCTAAGAATTATTCTCCAGAAGTGATTTTAGAAAAACAAACCATACATTTAGAACAAGGAGAGCAATATATTACCATTGAGTTTTCTAACACTGTATCACAGGATCAATATGCTTTTGTAACATTTTTATCAAATGATAAGGTTAGTTTAAAAACTAGTAATAAACGTTACACAGGAGTGTTATCTGTGTTTAATGGCGTTAATAAAGCGGTATCGAATAATGGAAAACAAGTGCCTCCGCCAAATATTGGGGTGGATGAGTTCGAATTCTGGACACCACATAGAAGACCGGAAGGTCAAAATATAGCGATGAAAGTTTATCCCTCAATTCGATCTTTCAGTAGTAAGAATATTGGCAATGGTTATGTACGTCCCTGGGGAGAAGTAAATGCTTGGGTAGCCGATTTAAATGATGAGACCCCAACCTTTAAGGTTGAATGGGATGAGGCTAAAACTGTCTCGGAAATCAAATTGTTCTTAGACCCGGATTATGACCATCCAATGGAATCAACTCTGATGGGCCACCCAGAAGAAGTCGTGCCTTTCTGCGTACGTAATTATGTGATAAAAGACCTGGAGGGTAATGTACTCTATAAAGTTGAAGGTAACTATCAAACCATAAACGACTTTAAACCAGAGGAACCTCTAAATTTAAAAGGGTTTACCGTTGAATTAGAACATCCGTCAAAAGATGTTCCCGCTGCTATTTTTGAAATATTATGCAGGTAA
- a CDS encoding glycoside hydrolase family 2 TIM barrel-domain containing protein: protein MKNMFLFLMAIFLIGCSNTKEELSNDNVLSLNGIWKFFAIYGEGSNYLNIKEIENDLVIDNDASSVEVYGNWRLRKMAERNTSLYGKDYLEHTFTNTDLDGGNKADSSYVRYYPNFKKSGYYEAFTRFPFASHMTPQYNIKHAQGITTKYLNHRVFCNEWISLGIFKFNSEDTNYLEVTAITSGAVAADAVIFREISKEKYLKAKEEPKQVFKKDFDDSKWYNLKVPGHWGMLNDFSNYTGIGWYRKTIDIPKDWTKALDNRYYLKFGGVYHLSKVYLNGKYIGMNRGGFTPFEFDVTDVLNFNGENVIAVQADNSAIVSATWNWGGIIRDVTLTKNKDVRIDYQYIHAEPDLAKGSADIKLRVSIENNSSEKRTIKVNSRIVDAKEISKLEDEIVIEPRKIQDIYLETTLSSDDVELWHFDNPKLYKVETTISDGETILNTRTDNFGIRKIELTSSKMLLNGEPVRIGGFNRVSESRYWGSSEPEAVLEKDVDLMKEAGANFMRIMHGTQSEKLIELCDKKGILLFEEVNVRDLDNDEFRAAYQPLSQLKSESSMSLNDESNEILVLDGPYMKVSNNSELALSNKNYFLSKYWLKGMIKRDINHPSIIGWSVGNELNNHMAYGKEAMTYVKDELDPYRLVTCVSNSGQKDEYTQETDPNTYSDIIMHNLYPWQGEPQDVLNTLRTKWPNKPIFISEFGFGPFPSTGLDSDKEIISEWMSNFRNKNEFVVGTSMWTFNDYRSGYAATTAEENRVWGLINVWRQKRRLFDRIKKEHAPVEDIKIENINFEENTADISIIIKSRSDYPSYTMKDYTLEYEFKNSKGEVVSKNRKDLPILKPEDGLWRDTISWNNLPENILDMTIDLVSSTGHSRFDKTISFQNALTPKISEIILGKNVIRILFHKVPNAYEYFATYQNDEGNIVKSYKTIASYIDIKGLTTGRTYSFKLHALNDKGVSNPSEEITITTSNNMLPPIIWDSFITDNKLVIGYSSDFGDEDYTVKYGTSKDSLSDEFSSNVRGMMSIDLNMESDIYFKIKRTNNSQESNWSQIVKATKTN from the coding sequence ATGAAAAATATGTTTTTGTTTTTAATGGCAATATTCCTGATTGGGTGTAGTAATACTAAAGAAGAACTTTCAAATGATAACGTTCTTTCGCTTAATGGGATCTGGAAATTTTTTGCCATTTACGGTGAAGGTTCCAACTACCTGAACATAAAAGAAATAGAAAATGATTTAGTTATTGATAATGATGCTAGCTCGGTTGAGGTTTATGGCAATTGGAGATTACGAAAAATGGCTGAAAGAAATACGTCACTCTATGGTAAAGATTATTTGGAACATACGTTTACAAATACAGATCTTGACGGTGGCAATAAAGCAGATAGCTCATATGTAAGGTATTATCCTAATTTTAAAAAATCAGGATATTATGAGGCATTTACAAGATTTCCTTTTGCGTCTCATATGACGCCACAATACAATATTAAGCACGCTCAGGGCATTACTACCAAATATTTAAACCATAGAGTGTTTTGCAACGAATGGATAAGCTTAGGTATTTTTAAATTTAATAGTGAAGATACCAATTATTTAGAGGTAACCGCTATTACCAGTGGTGCTGTGGCAGCCGATGCAGTAATATTTAGAGAGATTTCCAAAGAAAAATATTTAAAAGCCAAAGAAGAGCCAAAACAGGTTTTTAAGAAAGATTTTGATGATTCTAAATGGTACAATTTAAAAGTACCTGGGCATTGGGGCATGCTTAATGATTTTTCTAATTACACAGGAATAGGATGGTACAGAAAAACAATCGATATTCCAAAGGATTGGACTAAAGCTCTAGACAACAGATACTATTTAAAGTTTGGCGGGGTGTATCACCTTTCAAAAGTATATCTCAATGGTAAATATATTGGGATGAACAGGGGCGGTTTTACACCTTTTGAATTTGATGTTACAGATGTATTAAATTTTAATGGAGAAAACGTTATTGCTGTTCAAGCAGATAATAGCGCTATTGTTAGTGCCACTTGGAATTGGGGAGGTATTATTAGGGATGTTACCCTAACTAAAAATAAAGATGTTAGGATTGATTATCAATACATACATGCTGAACCAGATTTGGCTAAAGGAAGCGCAGATATTAAACTAAGGGTAAGTATTGAAAATAATAGTTCTGAAAAAAGAACTATAAAAGTTAATTCCAGAATAGTTGATGCAAAAGAAATATCTAAACTTGAAGATGAGATTGTTATTGAGCCACGTAAAATCCAAGATATATATTTAGAAACGACCTTGTCTTCCGATGATGTTGAGTTGTGGCATTTCGATAATCCAAAACTATACAAGGTAGAAACTACAATTTCTGATGGTGAAACTATATTGAATACCAGAACAGATAATTTCGGCATCAGAAAAATTGAATTAACAAGTTCTAAAATGCTACTTAATGGAGAGCCCGTGCGTATAGGAGGGTTTAACAGAGTTAGCGAAAGCAGGTATTGGGGGTCTTCAGAACCAGAAGCGGTTTTAGAAAAAGATGTAGATCTTATGAAAGAAGCTGGAGCTAATTTTATGAGAATAATGCACGGGACACAGAGTGAAAAGCTAATAGAACTATGTGACAAAAAAGGGATTTTACTTTTTGAAGAAGTTAATGTAAGAGATTTAGATAATGATGAATTTAGAGCAGCCTATCAACCACTATCACAACTTAAAAGTGAAAGTTCAATGAGCTTAAATGATGAGAGCAACGAAATTTTAGTACTCGATGGGCCTTACATGAAAGTTTCAAATAATTCAGAATTAGCCTTATCGAATAAAAACTATTTTTTATCCAAGTACTGGCTTAAAGGCATGATAAAACGTGATATTAATCACCCAAGTATTATAGGTTGGAGTGTGGGTAATGAATTAAATAATCATATGGCTTACGGTAAAGAAGCCATGACATATGTAAAAGACGAACTGGATCCCTATAGGTTGGTTACTTGTGTTAGTAATTCGGGGCAAAAAGATGAATATACCCAAGAAACAGATCCTAACACATATTCAGATATCATAATGCACAATTTGTATCCCTGGCAAGGGGAGCCACAAGACGTATTAAATACCTTAAGAACCAAATGGCCAAATAAACCCATTTTTATTTCAGAATTTGGTTTTGGCCCTTTTCCTTCAACTGGTTTAGACAGTGATAAAGAAATTATCTCTGAATGGATGAGCAATTTTAGAAACAAAAATGAATTTGTAGTAGGAACATCTATGTGGACATTTAATGATTATAGAAGTGGTTATGCAGCGACTACGGCAGAAGAAAATAGGGTTTGGGGTTTGATTAACGTATGGCGACAAAAACGAAGATTGTTTGATCGTATCAAAAAAGAACATGCACCTGTTGAGGATATTAAAATTGAAAATATAAATTTCGAAGAGAATACAGCCGATATTAGTATCATCATTAAATCAAGAAGCGACTATCCAAGCTATACGATGAAAGACTACACATTAGAGTATGAATTTAAAAACTCTAAAGGGGAAGTAGTTTCAAAAAACCGCAAGGATTTACCAATTTTAAAACCAGAAGACGGTTTGTGGAGAGATACCATCTCTTGGAACAATTTACCAGAGAACATTTTAGATATGACTATAGATTTGGTAAGTTCTACAGGACACTCCAGATTTGATAAGACTATCTCATTTCAAAACGCCTTAACTCCCAAAATTTCTGAAATAATTCTAGGGAAAAATGTGATTAGGATTCTATTTCATAAAGTACCTAATGCTTATGAATATTTTGCAACCTATCAAAATGATGAAGGCAACATTGTGAAATCGTATAAAACTATAGCAAGTTATATAGATATAAAAGGTTTAACCACCGGAAGAACCTATAGTTTCAAACTTCATGCGTTGAATGATAAAGGAGTAAGCAATCCTTCTGAAGAAATAACAATAACAACCAGCAATAACATGCTACCTCCAATCATTTGGGATTCGTTCATTACCGATAATAAATTGGTAATTGGTTATTCGAGCGATTTTGGTGATGAAGATTATACTGTAAAATATGGTACATCCAAAGATAGTTTAAGCGACGAGTTTTCCTCAAATGTTCGTGGTATGATGTCAATTGATTTGAACATGGAAAGTGACATTTATTTCAAAATAAAAAGAACCAATAATTCACAAGAAAGTAATTGGTCCCAAATAGTCAAAGCAACTAAAACTAATTAA
- a CDS encoding glycoside hydrolase family protein, protein MSYKQSLLCLLILISVPISSFSQIDFAKALPKKFDKSNIIQDEDYNIWGTNILKGKDGKFHAIYSRWLKSRGHHGWVTHSEVAHAISDSLTGPYKFKNLVLPPRGKKYWDADCTHNPHVIEHEDKYYLYHMGNRGSGYWKTTPDDRMPTMKDDEWWVNRNNQRIGVAVAKKLNGKWKRSCKPLIDIDSTRKMVSTPVVSKRPDGTFLMVYKYVEEKEGKYGGKVVHVTALSDSPLGPFKDTRIPFIETEASTFALDDHVEWFQDEQYYCIGKDHDGSLTSYDKGTMVLYTSDEKGLDWSLAKQPLVLKAGKLEWTNGTETLCERTADMPKLYFEDATPKALVIAVLPKDSEHSFSLVIPFNEY, encoded by the coding sequence ATGAGTTACAAACAATCATTATTGTGCTTATTAATATTAATATCAGTACCGATATCTAGCTTTAGTCAGATAGATTTTGCAAAAGCTCTTCCAAAAAAGTTTGATAAATCTAACATTATTCAAGACGAAGATTATAATATTTGGGGTACTAACATTCTTAAAGGAAAAGATGGCAAATTTCATGCTATTTATTCACGTTGGTTAAAATCACGAGGGCATCATGGTTGGGTAACACATTCTGAGGTGGCACACGCTATTTCTGATAGTTTAACAGGCCCCTATAAGTTTAAAAACTTGGTATTGCCTCCCAGAGGGAAAAAATACTGGGATGCTGATTGCACCCACAATCCGCACGTTATTGAGCATGAAGATAAGTACTATCTATACCACATGGGAAATCGCGGTAGCGGTTACTGGAAAACAACCCCAGATGATAGAATGCCAACCATGAAGGACGACGAATGGTGGGTAAACCGTAATAATCAGCGTATTGGTGTAGCTGTAGCAAAAAAATTAAACGGTAAATGGAAACGGTCTTGTAAACCCCTAATTGATATTGATAGTACACGCAAAATGGTGTCTACACCTGTAGTTTCTAAAAGGCCCGATGGTACATTTTTGATGGTTTACAAATATGTAGAAGAAAAAGAGGGTAAATACGGTGGTAAAGTAGTGCATGTTACTGCATTATCAGATTCACCATTAGGACCATTCAAAGATACTAGAATACCGTTCATTGAGACCGAAGCTTCTACATTTGCGTTAGATGATCATGTAGAATGGTTTCAAGATGAACAATACTATTGCATAGGAAAAGACCATGACGGCTCTCTCACATCATACGATAAGGGCACGATGGTGTTATATACATCAGATGAAAAGGGCTTAGACTGGTCGTTAGCAAAACAACCCCTTGTTTTAAAAGCAGGAAAATTAGAATGGACAAACGGTACCGAAACACTATGCGAGCGTACTGCAGATATGCCAAAACTATATTTTGAAGATGCCACACCAAAGGCATTGGTTATTGCAGTACTTCCAAAGGATAGTGAACATTCATTTTCTTTAGTAATCCCTTTTAACGAATATTAA
- a CDS encoding glycoside hydrolase family protein, which yields MQVKHKIQLLVVALFSTMASVSCQEDNGLNLGAMVQPVPENYKKISADYHIWGASVIKGYDGKYHMYYSRWKYELGHMGWVTDSEIAYAVAEKAEGPYKDVNVALPARGKDFWDGTTTHNPTIFKKDGKYYLYYMGTTSPVKAKQPTSMKHKDWWLYRNNQRIGVAWSKKPEGPWNRLDYPVIDVDENPNAPDALMTSNPAVNIAPNGGIFAVYKVVGKQKDWQPIDLDKDESYQVSKGDRVRYMVSFAENPLGPFKKHKTTIFELKEAEKEHMIAEDPYVWSQDGKYYAIVCDIQGRFTGDTGAFALMNSENGYDWHQAKHPLVLPSRILLKDGSKTDYKLERPQLLIEEGEPSFLFGALGITVNGIHRGHACNLRVSLKLKD from the coding sequence ATGCAGGTAAAACATAAAATACAACTTTTAGTGGTTGCCCTATTCTCTACAATGGCATCTGTGTCATGTCAAGAAGATAATGGTTTGAACCTAGGTGCTATGGTTCAACCTGTTCCGGAAAATTATAAAAAGATTAGTGCGGATTATCATATTTGGGGAGCTTCGGTAATTAAAGGTTATGATGGCAAATATCATATGTATTATTCCAGATGGAAATATGAATTGGGGCATATGGGTTGGGTAACTGATTCTGAGATTGCTTACGCAGTAGCAGAAAAAGCGGAAGGGCCTTATAAAGATGTAAACGTTGCACTACCTGCAAGAGGAAAAGATTTTTGGGATGGTACAACAACTCATAACCCGACTATATTTAAAAAGGATGGAAAATACTATCTGTATTATATGGGTACAACATCTCCTGTTAAGGCAAAACAGCCTACTTCTATGAAGCATAAGGATTGGTGGTTATACCGAAATAATCAGCGTATTGGAGTAGCTTGGTCTAAAAAACCTGAAGGTCCTTGGAATCGATTAGACTATCCTGTAATCGATGTTGATGAAAACCCTAATGCTCCAGATGCATTAATGACATCGAATCCTGCAGTTAATATAGCTCCAAATGGAGGCATATTTGCAGTATACAAAGTTGTAGGAAAACAAAAAGATTGGCAACCCATAGATTTAGATAAAGATGAGAGTTATCAGGTCTCAAAAGGAGACCGTGTTCGTTATATGGTATCCTTTGCTGAAAATCCCTTAGGCCCTTTTAAAAAGCATAAAACAACAATTTTTGAGTTAAAAGAGGCAGAAAAGGAGCATATGATTGCTGAAGACCCATATGTATGGAGTCAGGACGGGAAATATTACGCCATTGTGTGTGATATTCAGGGGCGTTTTACAGGAGATACAGGTGCTTTTGCATTAATGAATTCAGAAAATGGATACGATTGGCATCAGGCTAAGCATCCATTGGTTTTACCAAGTAGAATACTCTTAAAAGACGGTTCTAAAACGGATTATAAATTGGAACGTCCTCAATTATTGATAGAAGAAGGAGAGCCATCGTTTTTATTCGGAGCTTTGGGAATAACTGTTAATGGGATTCATAGAGGGCATGCCTGTAATTTAAGAGTATCACTAAAACTTAAAGACTAA
- a CDS encoding glycoside hydrolase family protein: MKCPLSISVMLLMLLIACAEKKDKKEPVNRSDKKIENFKIELGNVSPKSIFVSDTMSIWGGSLIKGEDNLYHMYYSRWKKDLGWVWDSHSEIAHAVSKSPFGPFEHKDVALSIRDAKYWDGLCTHNPTIHKFDGKYYLYYMGNTGDGKIYSKPGKIKLNPVHRNNQRIGVAVSDSPDGPWKRFDQPLINVSADSTALDALMTSNPSITKRPEGGFLMVYKAVGKKKPGIWGGPVVHCVATSDSPTGPFKKYDKPVFTAKGHDFPAEDPFIWYESGKYRAIVKDMHGAFTDAGKSLVLFESEDGFDWNLSKNALVSKLEINWEDGSTQKVDHLERPQLYLENGKPVALLCASDTIDDNGVLHSFNVQIPVKTSNE, from the coding sequence ATGAAGTGTCCTTTATCAATTTCAGTGATGTTACTAATGCTACTTATAGCTTGTGCAGAAAAAAAAGACAAAAAAGAACCGGTTAATAGGTCTGATAAAAAAATAGAAAACTTTAAAATAGAATTAGGTAACGTATCTCCCAAATCTATTTTCGTTAGTGATACTATGAGTATTTGGGGTGGCTCTCTTATTAAAGGGGAAGATAATCTGTACCATATGTATTATTCCAGATGGAAAAAAGATTTAGGTTGGGTTTGGGATTCCCATTCAGAGATTGCTCATGCGGTTTCTAAAAGTCCTTTTGGACCATTTGAACATAAAGATGTTGCGCTATCTATTCGCGATGCAAAGTATTGGGACGGCCTTTGCACACATAACCCAACCATTCATAAGTTTGATGGTAAATATTATCTCTACTACATGGGAAATACGGGTGACGGAAAAATATATAGCAAACCAGGAAAGATAAAATTAAATCCCGTACACAGAAACAATCAGCGCATAGGTGTTGCTGTTTCTGATAGTCCTGATGGGCCATGGAAACGATTTGATCAACCTCTAATTAACGTAAGTGCAGATAGTACTGCTCTGGATGCTTTAATGACTAGTAATCCATCAATCACTAAGCGTCCTGAGGGTGGTTTTCTAATGGTATACAAAGCAGTTGGAAAAAAGAAACCTGGAATTTGGGGTGGTCCTGTCGTACATTGTGTAGCTACTTCTGATAGTCCAACAGGCCCTTTCAAAAAATACGATAAACCCGTTTTTACAGCAAAAGGACATGATTTTCCAGCAGAAGATCCTTTTATCTGGTATGAAAGTGGAAAATATAGAGCAATTGTAAAAGACATGCACGGAGCCTTTACAGATGCAGGAAAGTCATTGGTGTTATTTGAATCTGAAGACGGGTTTGATTGGAATTTATCTAAAAATGCTTTGGTCTCCAAATTAGAGATTAACTGGGAAGATGGAAGTACTCAAAAAGTAGATCATTTAGAAAGGCCACAATTGTATCTTGAAAATGGAAAACCAGTAGCTTTGCTATGTGCTTCAGATACTATAGATGATAATGGCGTGTTACATTCCTTTAATGTGCAAATTCCTGTAAAAACTTCAAATGAATAA